The Amylolactobacillus amylophilus DSM 20533 = JCM 1125 genome contains a region encoding:
- a CDS encoding DsbA family protein: protein MIEIFLFVNPIGVACFKNEQAVIQTIKSTKQEVKYHVIPISNIETIRADIKRRGLSLSSLEVHNEVATATYNALRDYHAVSLFGNKKARRFLLRLQNAINVHHEPYSTNLVHRILSELNINLKAFNANRASRYCKQAMDADFDLATELNVKTTPTTIIFNYEKDDDCGVLIEGLVEPDVLNKIILTQFEANDFATSYNNMQQRYGNLTVL, encoded by the coding sequence ATGATTGAAATTTTTTTGTTTGTCAATCCAATCGGCGTTGCTTGTTTCAAGAATGAGCAGGCAGTGATTCAAACAATCAAATCAACCAAGCAAGAGGTCAAATACCACGTAATTCCAATCTCGAATATCGAGACCATTCGGGCAGACATCAAGCGTCGCGGACTATCATTATCTAGTCTTGAGGTCCATAACGAAGTAGCTACTGCGACCTATAATGCACTCCGTGACTACCACGCAGTCTCCTTATTTGGTAACAAGAAGGCCCGCAGATTCCTGCTCCGCCTCCAAAATGCGATTAACGTCCACCATGAACCATACTCCACTAATCTGGTCCACCGGATTCTAAGTGAACTAAACATCAATTTGAAAGCATTCAACGCCAATCGTGCTAGCCGCTATTGCAAGCAAGCTATGGATGCTGACTTTGACCTAGCGACCGAATTAAACGTTAAGACCACACCAACCACCATCATCTTCAACTACGAGAAAGATGATGATTGTGGCGTGTTAATTGAGGGCCTAGTCGAACCAGACGTCCTTAATAAAATTATCTTAACCCAGTTTGAAGCAAATGATTTTGCCACCAGCTACAATAATATGCAGCAGAGATACGGTAATTTAACAGTTCTTTAA